A part of Desulfotomaculum nigrificans DSM 574 genomic DNA contains:
- a CDS encoding ABC transporter ATP-binding protein, whose product MNHYFEIKDLKLSFKTYEGKKRVLDIEHLAFNKGEAYGLIGESGAGKTVLALTILKLLATPPALVESGQILFNGEDLLSKSENDMRLIRGKKISMIFQDPMSTLNPVFTVGEQLRQVIQHNRGVTKKEAHRIALETIDLVKLPDAKNLINKYPHELSGGQRQRIIIAIALSCGAELLIADEPTRNLDVTIQAGILKLIAELQRDLKVSVLFIANNPGLVSAVCNSVAILHQGKIVEKGTVREVLRQPVHPYTAALLSAIPRNKHEKIDLKKLMASGEAAGNGGCSYYSQCLKRQHKCQQTSPALQLINGSHFAACHLGVERSELNECSSLASKIS is encoded by the coding sequence ATGAATCACTACTTTGAAATAAAAGACTTAAAGCTAAGCTTTAAGACCTATGAAGGCAAAAAAAGAGTACTGGATATAGAGCATCTGGCCTTTAATAAAGGAGAGGCTTACGGGCTAATTGGCGAGAGTGGAGCGGGGAAAACGGTGTTGGCTTTAACCATCCTGAAACTACTGGCTACGCCGCCGGCCCTGGTGGAAAGCGGTCAAATCCTTTTTAACGGTGAAGACCTGTTAAGCAAATCGGAAAATGACATGCGGCTGATTCGGGGCAAGAAAATATCCATGATTTTTCAGGACCCCATGTCCACCTTAAACCCGGTGTTTACCGTGGGTGAACAGCTGCGCCAGGTGATTCAGCACAACAGAGGCGTAACTAAAAAAGAAGCTCACCGGATAGCCCTGGAAACCATTGACCTGGTAAAGCTGCCCGATGCAAAAAATCTGATTAACAAGTACCCGCATGAATTAAGCGGTGGCCAGCGGCAGCGGATAATCATTGCCATTGCCTTATCCTGCGGGGCCGAGTTGTTAATTGCCGATGAACCCACCCGCAACCTGGATGTGACTATTCAGGCCGGAATTCTCAAATTAATTGCCGAACTACAACGAGATCTCAAGGTTTCCGTGCTCTTTATTGCCAATAACCCCGGGCTGGTTTCTGCCGTGTGCAACAGCGTAGCCATCTTACATCAAGGCAAAATTGTGGAAAAGGGCACGGTCCGTGAGGTGTTGCGGCAACCTGTGCACCCTTATACAGCAGCCCTGCTCAGTGCCATCCCCAGAAATAAACATGAGAAAATCGATCTGAAGAAATTGATGGCCAGCGGTGAGGCGGCTGGTAACGGGGGATGTTCCTATTACTCCCAGTGCCTTAAGCGTCAACACAAGTGCCAGCAAACCAGTCCCGCTTTACAACTAATTAACGGCAGCCATTTTGCGGCCTGTCACCTGGGGGTAGAAAGGAGTGAACTAAATGAGTGCTCCTCTCTTGCAAGTAAAATCTCTTAA
- a CDS encoding ABC transporter ATP-binding protein: MSAPLLQVKSLKKYFPLRGGLLGKPVAWVKAVDGVSFDLEPGEVLGLVGESGCGKTTLVNVLLRLEEPTAGEVLFEGKDIFKLSQKELRELREHLQIVFQDPFWSLNPRLLIRDIVGEPLKVHGRPSMEELAEKVGDLLEMVGLPREGVYKYPHEFSGGQRQRIAIARALALRPKFIVLDEPTSSIDVLSQAQILELLKEIKDKFGLTYILISHDLSVVNYMSDKIAVMYLGKLVEYGAADDVFNSPAHPYTRALFAAIPDIDTEGVDALVTLDENVPSAINPPTGCRFHTRCPEAMEICKTKEPEMQVLGNGHQAACHLLNQK, translated from the coding sequence ATGAGTGCTCCTCTCTTGCAAGTAAAATCTCTTAAAAAATACTTTCCGTTGCGGGGCGGCCTGTTAGGCAAGCCGGTGGCCTGGGTCAAGGCCGTAGACGGCGTCAGCTTTGATCTGGAACCGGGCGAAGTGTTGGGCCTGGTGGGGGAGTCCGGTTGCGGTAAGACCACCCTGGTCAACGTATTATTAAGGTTGGAAGAACCAACCGCCGGGGAAGTGCTATTTGAAGGGAAAGACATCTTTAAGCTAAGTCAGAAGGAATTAAGGGAACTGCGGGAACACCTGCAAATTGTATTTCAGGACCCCTTCTGGTCCCTCAACCCCCGGTTGTTAATCAGGGATATCGTGGGAGAACCACTGAAAGTACACGGCCGCCCCAGTATGGAAGAACTGGCGGAAAAGGTGGGCGACCTGTTGGAAATGGTAGGCCTGCCCAGGGAAGGGGTTTATAAATATCCCCATGAATTCAGCGGCGGCCAGCGGCAAAGAATTGCCATCGCCCGGGCTCTGGCTTTAAGACCAAAATTCATAGTGTTGGACGAGCCCACCTCTTCCATTGATGTACTGTCCCAGGCCCAAATCTTAGAATTGTTAAAGGAGATCAAGGACAAGTTTGGCCTGACCTACATTCTTATTTCCCATGACCTGAGCGTGGTTAATTACATGTCGGACAAAATTGCTGTCATGTATTTGGGTAAGTTAGTTGAATATGGAGCCGCCGATGACGTTTTTAATAGCCCGGCCCATCCTTATACCAGGGCTTTGTTTGCCGCCATTCCTGACATTGATACCGAAGGGGTGGATGCCCTGGTGACCCTGGACGAAAATGTGCCCAGTGCCATTAATCCGCCCACCGGTTGCCGGTTCCATACCAGGTGTCCGGAGGCTATGGAGATCTGTAAGACCAAGGAGCCGGAGATGCAGGTGCTGGGTAATGGCCACCAGGCGGCTTGCCACCTGTTAAACCAGAAATAA
- a CDS encoding aminopeptidase, whose amino-acid sequence MTKLYEYELQKAADILMRDMFRLKPGETIVITADTESDDRVVNAAAGSAFALGAKPMVIWLPAPDGVGKAADPMLPVDALAGALCHADAWVEFNNQWLLYSTPFEVAVEKNKKLRYICLVGMDVDMMVRVIGRVDQQALSQFLHKVTDMTAKAQKMRITTPAGTDLEFALLPSRTVTCDDGDASMPGVHMLGGQISFFPDFDSINGTLTFDGSLVPPCGLLTEPVVMKVEKGRVVEISGGAQAREFAAWLKSFDDPNMFRLAHGCYGFNPGARLTGNILEDERVWGCTEWGLGYLSPLDAPPDGINAKSHCDGICLNSSVWLDGVQIMDRGVVIHPELKPLAAKLKK is encoded by the coding sequence GTGACGAAACTTTACGAATATGAACTGCAAAAAGCAGCTGATATTTTGATGCGGGATATGTTCCGGCTTAAGCCGGGTGAAACAATTGTCATCACCGCTGACACCGAGTCAGATGACCGGGTAGTCAATGCCGCGGCCGGCAGTGCCTTTGCCCTGGGGGCTAAACCAATGGTCATTTGGCTGCCCGCTCCGGACGGAGTGGGCAAAGCGGCCGACCCCATGCTACCGGTGGACGCCCTGGCCGGCGCCTTATGCCATGCGGATGCCTGGGTAGAGTTTAACAACCAGTGGTTGTTGTATTCCACCCCCTTTGAAGTGGCGGTGGAGAAAAACAAAAAGCTTCGATATATCTGTCTGGTGGGTATGGATGTAGATATGATGGTCCGGGTGATCGGCCGGGTGGATCAACAGGCCCTGTCCCAGTTCCTGCATAAGGTCACCGATATGACGGCCAAAGCCCAAAAGATGCGCATTACCACCCCCGCCGGCACCGACCTGGAGTTTGCGCTGCTGCCCTCCCGGACGGTTACCTGCGATGACGGGGATGCCTCGATGCCCGGAGTACATATGCTGGGTGGTCAAATCTCCTTCTTCCCGGATTTTGACAGTATTAACGGCACCCTGACCTTTGACGGTTCCCTGGTACCACCCTGCGGCTTACTTACAGAGCCGGTGGTAATGAAGGTGGAAAAGGGCAGAGTGGTGGAGATCAGCGGTGGCGCCCAGGCCAGGGAGTTTGCCGCCTGGCTGAAAAGCTTTGATGATCCCAACATGTTCCGGTTGGCCCACGGCTGCTACGGCTTCAATCCCGGGGCCAGGCTTACCGGCAATATTCTGGAAGATGAAAGGGTATGGGGCTGTACTGAATGGGGCCTGGGTTACCTGAGTCCCCTGGATGCTCCCCCGGATGGTATCAATGCCAAGTCCCACTGTGACGGTATTTGTCTTAATTCCTCCGTCTGGCTGGACGGCGTGCAAATTATGGATCGGGGTGTGGTTATCCATCCTGAACTTAAGCCCTTGGCTGCTAAGCTTAAAAAATAG
- a CDS encoding DUF917 domain-containing protein has translation MKKLTKQDLYDILYGCTILGTGGGGALAEGLAMIDDALAKGREFNLVSLDEVPDDAYIATPYMCGAISPLTEEEERKYAAWSPIDEEPCLRAFRAMEKYMGKEFYGVVSTELGGGNTAKAFYVGALAGKYIIDADPAGRSVPELQHSTYYINGLPIAPIAVANQFGDVAILTEVVDDVRAEALVRAMAVASKNHIGVVDHPAQAKDLKKAVIPGAISYALKLGQAFREAKEQGKDLAEALCQAGNGVVLFRGTVRDFGWDTIDGFTVGETLLEGTGDYAGSTYKVWYKNEHIIAWRNGEIDVTVPDLICMVCDDTKEPITNPNYQVGMRVSVFALPAPAEWRTEKGLECFGPKHFGYNIDYVPIEKKFR, from the coding sequence ATGAAAAAGTTAACTAAACAGGATTTATACGATATTCTTTACGGCTGCACTATTCTGGGCACCGGCGGTGGCGGCGCCCTGGCCGAAGGTCTGGCCATGATCGATGATGCCCTGGCCAAAGGCAGGGAATTCAACCTGGTTAGCCTGGATGAGGTGCCGGATGATGCTTACATTGCCACCCCCTATATGTGCGGGGCCATTTCTCCGCTCACTGAAGAGGAAGAGCGTAAATATGCTGCCTGGTCCCCCATTGACGAAGAACCATGCCTGAGGGCTTTCCGGGCAATGGAAAAATATATGGGCAAGGAGTTTTACGGGGTGGTATCTACCGAATTAGGCGGCGGCAATACAGCCAAAGCCTTTTATGTCGGTGCCCTGGCGGGCAAATACATTATTGACGCTGACCCCGCCGGCAGATCGGTGCCCGAGCTGCAGCATTCGACTTATTACATTAACGGGTTGCCCATTGCCCCCATTGCCGTGGCCAACCAATTTGGCGATGTGGCCATTTTAACTGAAGTGGTGGACGATGTGCGGGCAGAAGCACTGGTACGGGCAATGGCTGTGGCCAGTAAAAACCACATCGGTGTGGTGGACCACCCGGCCCAGGCCAAAGATTTGAAAAAGGCAGTAATTCCCGGTGCCATTTCCTATGCCTTAAAACTGGGACAGGCCTTCCGGGAAGCCAAGGAACAAGGAAAGGACTTAGCCGAAGCCCTGTGCCAGGCCGGCAACGGTGTGGTGCTGTTTAGAGGAACAGTGCGGGACTTTGGTTGGGATACCATTGATGGTTTTACAGTGGGCGAAACCCTCTTAGAAGGTACCGGAGATTATGCCGGTTCCACCTACAAGGTCTGGTATAAAAACGAGCATATCATTGCCTGGCGCAACGGGGAAATTGACGTCACTGTACCTGACCTGATTTGCATGGTTTGTGATGACACCAAAGAACCCATCACCAACCCTAACTATCAAGTGGGGATGCGTGTTTCAGTATTTGCTCTGCCTGCACCGGCGGAATGGAGAACCGAAAAGGGTCTGGAGTGCTTTGGCCCCAAACATTTTGGATATAATATTGACTATGTACCCATTGAAAAGAAATTTCGCTAG
- a CDS encoding aminopeptidase, translating to MFNLDKIKPGVISMLRVNMGLKNGESVLVVNDVPRPEEWYLGFSEIKDMAERSVLARGIYEICREAFKDNRVDYLVYPSVGQSGKEPPDFVTEKLLGYDVIILVTTHSLSHTNAREKATQTGARIASMPGIEYAMFLEDGPMAVDYAAIRQETETISAMLTKAKRARVTTDLGTDLVFSIEGREGGPDTGIYDVKGEWGNLPGGEAFVAPVEGTANGKLVVPKGWYPGLTEDMVLEFKDGYVVSLQGGGQVGAEFSRLLAFGDDSLKHRRNCAELGIGTNPKAKKPDNVLEAEKIKGTIHIAIGDSSHLGGVTESDLHEDFVIPNPRLYLDGEMVLGK from the coding sequence ATGTTTAACCTGGATAAAATTAAACCCGGGGTAATCTCCATGCTCCGGGTAAACATGGGGCTAAAAAACGGGGAATCGGTACTGGTGGTTAATGATGTACCCAGGCCGGAGGAATGGTACCTTGGCTTCTCTGAGATAAAGGACATGGCTGAAAGATCAGTCTTGGCCCGGGGCATTTATGAGATCTGCCGGGAAGCGTTTAAAGATAACCGGGTGGACTACCTGGTTTATCCCTCGGTGGGCCAGAGTGGTAAGGAACCGCCGGATTTTGTAACTGAAAAACTCCTGGGATATGATGTCATCATTCTGGTCACCACCCATTCCCTGTCTCATACCAATGCCAGGGAAAAAGCCACCCAAACCGGAGCCCGGATAGCCAGTATGCCCGGTATTGAATATGCCATGTTTCTGGAAGACGGCCCGATGGCGGTGGATTACGCAGCTATCCGGCAAGAAACAGAAACCATCTCAGCTATGTTAACTAAAGCCAAAAGGGCCAGGGTTACCACCGACCTGGGTACGGATTTAGTCTTTAGCATTGAAGGTCGGGAGGGCGGTCCGGATACCGGAATTTACGATGTTAAGGGTGAGTGGGGCAACCTGCCGGGCGGTGAAGCCTTTGTGGCCCCGGTGGAAGGAACGGCTAACGGTAAGTTGGTGGTACCCAAAGGCTGGTACCCCGGCCTTACTGAAGATATGGTGCTGGAGTTTAAGGACGGTTATGTGGTGTCCCTGCAGGGTGGTGGCCAGGTAGGGGCAGAATTCTCCAGGCTGTTGGCCTTTGGTGATGACAGTCTTAAGCACCGGAGAAATTGTGCGGAACTGGGTATCGGCACCAATCCCAAAGCTAAAAAACCCGACAATGTGCTGGAGGCAGAAAAAATTAAAGGTACCATCCATATCGCCATCGGAGATAGTTCACACCTGGGTGGTGTAACCGAGTCTGATTTACACGAAGACTTTGTAATTCCTAACCCCCGGCTGTATTTGGATGGAGAGATGGTGTTAGGTAAATAA
- a CDS encoding bile acid:sodium symporter family protein: MLNYINIWNIWLGRRMFFVVLSALLFGFTLPLPTSEFWNWVATLLFTYMTFVTALDTSLKDFIHVLTKPWINLWMLLLIHGVMPLLAFFIGILFYPDNAFIRLGFLIGATIPIGVTSIIWTSLAGGDVALSMVAVTLDTLISPVLLPLFITLVAGRTVNIDAVHLLVGLFWMITVPSLLGMAINDLTHGTLRKYSQSIGGFTSKIAIFGVVYINASAIAPEIHWNHTIIKLLLVILIVSISGYSLGYIGSYVLKGHQRDRMVSMIYGVGMRNNSLGLVLALTYFPVPVALPVTLAMLYQQPLAAFVSYLLKRFDDTGWQTSKSYQ, from the coding sequence ATGTTAAATTACATTAATATCTGGAACATTTGGCTCGGTCGCCGTATGTTTTTCGTGGTATTGTCTGCATTACTATTTGGTTTTACCCTTCCTTTACCCACATCAGAATTTTGGAATTGGGTGGCAACACTGTTATTTACTTACATGACATTTGTTACCGCCCTGGACACCAGTCTCAAGGATTTTATCCATGTTCTAACCAAACCCTGGATAAATTTATGGATGCTGCTGTTAATCCACGGGGTTATGCCCCTGCTAGCTTTCTTTATTGGGATTTTGTTTTACCCTGACAATGCGTTCATACGATTAGGATTTTTAATCGGTGCTACCATCCCTATAGGCGTCACCTCTATTATTTGGACTTCATTAGCAGGCGGAGATGTTGCTTTATCAATGGTGGCAGTAACCCTGGATACACTAATTAGTCCTGTTTTACTGCCACTTTTTATTACGCTGGTGGCAGGAAGGACAGTAAATATAGACGCCGTTCATCTTCTGGTAGGTCTTTTTTGGATGATTACTGTTCCTAGTCTGCTAGGGATGGCAATTAATGATCTCACCCACGGTACTTTACGTAAGTATTCGCAATCGATTGGCGGATTCACTTCAAAAATAGCTATTTTTGGGGTTGTATATATTAATGCCAGCGCCATAGCACCGGAAATTCACTGGAACCATACTATAATCAAATTGTTACTGGTTATTTTGATTGTATCTATCAGTGGTTATTCCCTCGGTTATATAGGCTCCTATGTCTTAAAGGGACACCAGCGGGATAGAATGGTGTCAATGATTTACGGGGTGGGTATGCGTAACAACAGTCTCGGGTTGGTTTTGGCGTTAACATACTTCCCCGTCCCCGTTGCTTTGCCAGTTACTTTGGCCATGCTCTACCAGCAACCCTTAGCTGCATTTGTATCCTATCTATTGAAACGCTTTGATGATACTGGATGGCAGACTTCAAAATCATATCAGTAA
- a CDS encoding type II toxin-antitoxin system PemK/MazF family toxin translates to MLLFENTIGALDYLKNILTKVGDTIRKWESKRGYIFLNWLDVKLNYLQREKYYDPIKDHYYKRGQIVHVDFGFNVGGEIGGSRFAIVLWAPQKSTTVTVIPITSQKPNSKHNPYLHVNMGELLEDGIVNWAKVEQIRSVSKLRVKYPLSKYKTTKVPPELMDEIDKAIVRLYTKNRNK, encoded by the coding sequence ATGTTATTATTTGAGAATACTATAGGTGCTTTAGATTATTTAAAGAATATATTAACTAAAGTAGGAGATACTATAAGGAAATGGGAAAGTAAAAGAGGATACATTTTTTTAAATTGGTTAGATGTTAAGTTGAATTATCTGCAAAGAGAAAAGTATTATGATCCAATTAAAGATCATTATTATAAAAGAGGGCAGATTGTTCATGTTGATTTTGGGTTTAATGTTGGTGGCGAAATTGGTGGTTCAAGATTTGCAATTGTTTTATGGGCACCTCAGAAATCCACTACAGTGACAGTTATCCCTATAACCTCACAGAAACCAAATTCAAAACATAACCCTTATTTACATGTAAATATGGGTGAGTTACTGGAAGATGGAATAGTTAACTGGGCAAAAGTTGAACAGATAAGAAGCGTTTCCAAATTAAGAGTTAAGTACCCCTTAAGTAAATACAAAACCACTAAAGTTCCGCCAGAGCTAATGGATGAAATTGATAAAGCGATTGTAAGACTTTATACCAAAAATAGGAATAAGTAA
- a CDS encoding GLUG motif-containing protein — translation MLGSGTQTDPYKISTPQDLNAVRNNLTAYYELANDIDMSSFGNFTPIGNSSTKFKGNFNGKGYKIKNLTINISSQDVGLFGYTENATIQNVAIENADVTSNMQNYVGILVGNITTSTISNCYTTGNVSGQYGVGGLVGWHTSGLIQNCFSHAKVTGKGRVGGLVGNGVTIDSKVEKCYSTGLVTVTPDPNLYNGGLVGSHIDSTKVTDSYFDINTSGQTISAGGTGKTTTEMKQQSTYINWDFTSIWGINNDYPYLQIFGISTPSGVVEERQVVSYITDISSTTEIIKKISKNINSYAKYIVSDVNALKNKSIHVNSYMFPIYANVLSQNKTNKIINIQSYVDKINSNIWRQTKAYRQPTSYMKLIDSKVILPGIILPFVCANSWYEQNLSNSSTIENLSNISCIENPSHLEVIS, via the coding sequence ATGTTAGGTAGCGGAACGCAAACAGACCCTTATAAAATTTCTACTCCACAAGATTTAAATGCAGTAAGAAACAATTTAACTGCTTATTATGAATTAGCAAATGATATAGACATGTCATCTTTTGGAAATTTTACACCAATTGGAAATTCATCAACAAAATTTAAAGGTAACTTCAACGGTAAAGGATATAAAATTAAAAATCTTACAATTAACATTTCATCTCAAGATGTAGGTCTATTCGGCTATACAGAAAATGCAACTATCCAAAATGTTGCAATTGAAAATGCTGATGTCACAAGTAATATGCAAAACTATGTCGGGATTCTAGTAGGAAACATCACTACTTCCACAATATCCAACTGCTACACAACTGGAAACGTTTCAGGACAGTATGGAGTAGGTGGTTTGGTTGGGTGGCACACGAGCGGATTAATTCAAAATTGTTTTTCTCATGCAAAAGTAACAGGAAAAGGACGAGTAGGTGGACTAGTAGGGAATGGAGTGACGATAGATTCGAAAGTAGAAAAATGCTATTCTACTGGACTAGTAACTGTCACACCAGACCCAAACCTTTACAATGGTGGATTAGTTGGCTCACATATTGATTCAACAAAAGTAACTGATTCATATTTTGACATAAATACAAGCGGTCAAACAATTTCCGCTGGTGGCACAGGGAAAACTACAACAGAAATGAAACAACAGTCCACATACATAAATTGGGATTTTACTTCAATATGGGGAATTAATAACGACTATCCCTACTTACAAATTTTTGGAATATCTACTCCTTCTGGCGTTGTTGAAGAAAGACAGGTTGTATCTTATATTACTGATATTTCTTCGACTACAGAAATAATAAAAAAAATTTCAAAAAATATAAATTCATATGCTAAATATATTGTTTCAGATGTCAATGCATTGAAAAATAAATCTATTCATGTAAATTCATATATGTTTCCAATATATGCCAATGTTTTATCGCAAAATAAAACTAATAAGATAATAAATATTCAATCATACGTAGATAAAATCAATTCAAATATTTGGCGACAAACTAAAGCATATAGACAACCAACTTCATATATGAAATTAATTGATTCAAAGGTAATACTTCCAGGTATTATTTTACCTTTCGTTTGTGCCAATTCTTGGTATGAGCAAAATTTAAGCAATTCTTCAACAATAGAAAATTTATCTAATATATCATGTATTGAAAATCCTTCTCATTTGGAGGTGATTTCATAA
- a CDS encoding BhlA/UviB family holin-like peptide, giving the protein MDIEQEIIKMAISNGIFALLFVWLLITERKNSQVREDKLTQQLENNTEAIKSLRDLILFSIKSNTKEENK; this is encoded by the coding sequence ATGGATATAGAACAAGAGATAATCAAAATGGCAATTTCAAATGGTATATTCGCTCTACTTTTTGTATGGCTTTTAATTACAGAAAGAAAAAACAGCCAAGTAAGAGAAGATAAACTGACTCAACAGTTAGAAAATAATACAGAAGCAATTAAAAGTTTAAGGGATTTAATTCTTTTTAGCATAAAATCAAATACAAAGGAGGAAAACAAATAA
- a CDS encoding DUF5309 domain-containing protein codes for MFTSDKFVPGQSIDMKDVLIQTTPVLTPFTTLLLDKTVKAENVTLNWIEEAINESAAVTLGEGADAPAVVDDTLAPMTNYCELIGATATVSNTAQATTAKGISDLLAHEVVKKTKAMKMRMENILINGTKSYDATTKTYTTDGILAQIDPANQVTNTSFTKAKFEETVAKMYDAGVNDEMICFIPAQMKIALNGFNNVEFLARDMFQGFDTEKYVTPYGIITFVLSEKLQNKLFIVNPNYLELAELIPFHAVPQPVSGSKQSIYLETQFGLKLLNSKAAASFAIA; via the coding sequence ATGTTCACTTCTGATAAATTTGTTCCTGGTCAATCTATAGATATGAAGGATGTCCTTATTCAAACTACACCTGTACTCACTCCTTTCACTACTCTTTTACTGGATAAAACTGTAAAAGCAGAAAATGTTACTTTAAACTGGATTGAGGAAGCAATTAACGAGAGTGCCGCTGTAACACTAGGTGAAGGTGCTGATGCTCCTGCAGTAGTAGATGATACTTTGGCTCCCATGACCAACTACTGTGAATTAATTGGTGCTACTGCTACCGTTTCCAATACTGCTCAAGCCACTACAGCCAAAGGTATTTCTGATCTGCTTGCACATGAAGTAGTGAAAAAAACAAAAGCCATGAAAATGAGAATGGAAAATATTCTGATTAATGGCACCAAGTCCTATGATGCAACCACTAAAACCTATACCACTGATGGAATTTTAGCACAAATTGACCCTGCTAACCAAGTAACCAATACTTCCTTCACCAAAGCAAAATTTGAAGAAACTGTGGCAAAAATGTATGATGCAGGTGTGAATGATGAAATGATTTGCTTTATTCCTGCACAGATGAAAATTGCATTAAACGGCTTTAATAATGTTGAATTTTTGGCACGTGATATGTTCCAAGGTTTTGACACTGAAAAATACGTTACTCCTTACGGTATAATTACTTTCGTATTATCTGAAAAATTACAAAATAAACTTTTCATCGTGAATCCTAATTATTTAGAATTGGCCGAATTAATTCCCTTCCATGCAGTACCGCAACCTGTTTCTGGAAGTAAACAATCTATCTATCTTGAAACCCAATTCGGTTTAAAATTACTCAATAGTAAAGCAGCAGCCAGTTTTGCTATTGCTTAG
- a CDS encoding DUF5659 domain-containing protein, which produces MEKKYLTFVCFNQKMAGYLMMKGFKLHEIKPNDKYPEKNVFLFTNSSELEKAITEFRKQKEKGIFII; this is translated from the coding sequence ATGGAAAAGAAATATTTAACTTTTGTTTGCTTTAACCAGAAAATGGCTGGATACCTTATGATGAAAGGTTTTAAATTACATGAAATAAAACCGAATGATAAATATCCTGAAAAGAATGTATTTCTATTTACTAATTCGTCAGAATTAGAAAAAGCAATAACAGAATTTCGCAAACAAAAAGAAAAAGGTATATTTATTATCTAA